The Sedimentibacter sp. zth1 DNA segment TATTCAACTCAGTAGGCGTTGGTGCAATACTTGCATTGGTTGGAGTTATTATAACTGCAATTTTAATAATTAAAAATGTAAAGGGCGGAATTTTATTAGGAATTCTATCAACTTGGGTATTAGGTATTATTTGTGAATTATTAGGTTTTTATATACCAAATGTTGATGCTGGAATGTTCTCTGTTATACCTAGTAAAATAATTAGTTTCGACTTTTCTGCATTAGGCAATACATTTGGTCAATTTTTCAAAGCAGATTTTTCTGCAATTAAGGTTATAGATTTTATCGTTATAATGTTCGCATTCTTATTTGTTGACTTATTTGATACATTAGGTACACTTATAGGTGTTTCTTCAAAAGCAAATATGTTGGACAAAGATGGTAAATTACCTAGAATTAAAGGCGCATTACTTGCTGACTCAATAGCAACAAGTGCAGGTGCTATTCTTGGTACATCAACAACAACTACATATGTCGAGAGTGCTTCAGGTGTTACAGCTGGTGGTAGAACTGGCTTAACAGGTATTGTTACAGCAATATTATTCTTACTAGCAACAATATTTTCGCCATTATTCTTGACTATACCTTCATTTGCAACAGCTCCTGCATTGATAATCGTAGGATTCTATATGTTAGGTAATGTTTCTAAAATTGATTTCAATGATATGACTGATGCTATACCAGCATTCTTATGTATCATTGCAATGCCTTTAACATACAGTATTTCAGAAGGTATCTCAATTGGAGTTATCTCTTGGACATTAATTAACTTAATAACAGGAAAAGCAAAAGAGAAGAAAATAAGTATATTAATGTATGTTTTATCAATATTGTTCGTATTGAAATACATATTCTTATAAAATTAGGTGATAGTAAAAGTCTGAGAAATCAGACTTTTACTATTTTTAATATTTTCGAAAACTTTAAAAAAATAATTAAGCATAGAATTTAAAATTTTATTTTTAATTATTTTTTTAAAACTAAATAAGAAAGGATTAAAAAATGAGCTTAACTGTAAAAAGAGTTTTTGTAGAAAAGAAAATAGGCTTTGACGTAGAAGCAAAAAATTTACTAATTAATTTAACACAAAATCTAAACCTAAACAATATAGAAAATTTGAGGATCCTTAATAGATATGATGTTGCTGATATTTCAGAATATGATTTCAATAAATCAATAGTTTCAGTTTTATCTGAACCTAATCAAGATATTGTTTATATACAAGACGAAATTTGTTTGAACAAAGATGAAAAAATGTTTGCTGTAGAATTTTTGCCAGGTCAATATGATCAACGTGCTGACTCTGCTGCTGAATGTATAAAGATTTTAACTAGCAAAGAAACAATAGTTAAATGTGCTAAAGTTTTAATTTTTAAAGGCAATATGACACAAGCCGATTTAGACAGAATAAAAAAATATTATATAAACCCTGTGGATTCTAGAGAAGCAAGTACAATTAAACCAAACACATTAAATACTAATTACAATGATGCACAAGATGTTATGCGTGTAGATGGTTTTACTAATTTTTCAGATTTACAACTTGATGAATATATAAAATCACAAGGATTTGCAATGAGTTTAGAAGATATTAAACTTTGCAGAGAATATTTTAAAACCGATGAAAAGAGAAATCCAAGTATCACAGAACTTAAAGTTATAGATACATATTGGTCTGATCATTGTAGACACACTACTTTTTCTACAAAACTTGAAAATATTGAGTTTGAGAATAATAATATTACTAAAGAAATACAAAATACTTTTGAAATTTATAAATCTAGTAGAAAATTTGTTTATGAAAACAGAGATAAAGATATTTGTCTTATGGATTTAGCTACTATTGCTGCAAAGGAACTTAGAAAATCAGGACTTTTAAATGACTTAGAGGTTTCAGATGAAATAAACGCTTGTAGCATAATAGTAGATGCAAAGATTGATGGAAAATCAGAAGAATGGCTAGTAATGTTTAAAAATGAAACTCACAACCATCCTACTGAAATCGAACCATTTGGTGGAGCTGCAACATGTCTTGGTGGAGCAATTAGAGATCCATTATCAGGTAGGTCTTATGTTTACCAAGCTATGAGAATTACTGGATGTGCTGATCCTAGACAAAAATTTGAAGATACATTAAAAGGAAAACTTCCTCAAAGAAAAATTTCTACTGAAGCGGCAAATGGCTATAGTTCATATGGAAATCAAATAGGTCTTGCTACTGGAAAAGTTGTAGAAATATATGATAACGATTATGTAGCAAAAAGAATGGAGATTGGTGCTGTTATAGCAGCTACTCCACGTCATAACGTAAAAAGAGAAGAACCTATCACAGGAGATGTTATAATACTTCTTGGTGGAAGAACAGGCCGTGACGGCTGTGGTGGCGCAACTGGTTCATCAAAAGAACATACAGAAGAATCAATATTACTTTGTGGTTCTGAAGTACAAAAAGGAAATGCCCCTACTGAAAGAAAAATACAAAGATTATTTAGAAATGCAGAAGTAAGCAAGTTAATCAAAAGATGCAACGACTTTGGAGCTGGTGGTGTTTCTGTTGCTATTGGTGAGTTGGCAGATGGATTGGAAATAAATTTAGATAAAGTAACAAAAAAATATAATGGTCTTGATGGAACTGAACTTGCAATTTCAGAATCTCAGGAAAGAATGGCTGTTGTAATAGACAAAAATGACGCTGATAGATTTATAAATTATGCACACAAAGAAAATCTTGAAGCAAATATAGTTGCTGTTGTTACAGAAGACAGAAGACTAAAAATGTCTTGGAGAGACGATATAATACTTGATATTAGTAGAGATTTCTTAGACACAAATGGTGCTAAGCAAAAAACTAACGTATTAGTCAAAGCAGTAGATGTATCAAATTTCGAATCAAATAAAATTAAATCATTAAAGGCTGATAATTTAAGAGATGCATGGATTGAAAATCTACACGATTTAAATGTTTGTTGTCAAAAAGGTTTATCTGAAAAATTCGACTCTACTATTGGAGCAGCTACTATAATAATGCCTTTTGGAGGTAGAACTCAAATGTCGCCTGCAGAAGGTATGGTTGCTAAGCTACCAGTTTTGAGTGGAAATACAGATACTTGTACAATTATGACACATGGTTTTGATCCAAAATTATCAAAATTAAGCCCTTACCATGGTGCCTTATATGCTGTTTTACACTCTGTTGCAAAAATAGTTGCAATAGGTGGTGATTATACTAAGATACGATTAACTTTACAAGAATACTTTGAAAAATTACACAATGATGCTGAAAAATGGGGTAAACCATTTGCTGCACTTCTAGGAGCATTTAAAACACAGCATGAACTTCAAATACCTGCAATTGGTGGAAAAGATAGTATGTCAGGAACATTTAATGACAAAAATGTACCACCTACACTTGTAAGTTTTGCAGTTTGTACATCTACAATTGACCATATTGTTTCTTCAGAGTTTAAAAAAACAAACAGTAAAGTTATTTTAATAAAAATTAAAAAGGATGAAAACTACATACCTGATTTTGAGGATGTGAAAAATAAATATACAAAAATTCATGAATTAATAAAAGACAACAAAGTTTTAAGTTCTCATACTGTTGGATATGGCGGAGTAGCAGAAGCAATAAGTAAAATGTCCTTTGGTAACAAAATTGGATTTACTACGATTAAAAATACAATTTTTGATTCTAATTTATACTTTGCACCTAAATATGGGGATATAATTCTTGAAGTTGAAAACATAAATGATATTGATATACCTTTTATATTATTAGGTGAAACAATTTCTCAAAAGAAAATATCTATTAACAATTCTTATAACATTAGAATTGATGAAATGTTAAATGAATGGATAAAACCACTTAATAAAATTTATCCAGTGAAAATTG contains these protein-coding regions:
- a CDS encoding NCS2 family permease, which codes for MSKIEETSTLDRIFKLKENNTTVKTEILAGITTFMTMAYILAVNPNILAAAHMDKGAVLIATALASFIGTILMAVLSNYPFALAPGMGLNAYFAFTVCGTMGYSWQIALLAVFVEGIIFIILSLTNVREAIFNAIPLTLKSAVSVGIGLFIAFIGLQNAKIVVNHNETLVTIQTFSGELFNSVGVGAILALVGVIITAILIIKNVKGGILLGILSTWVLGIICELLGFYIPNVDAGMFSVIPSKIISFDFSALGNTFGQFFKADFSAIKVIDFIVIMFAFLFVDLFDTLGTLIGVSSKANMLDKDGKLPRIKGALLADSIATSAGAILGTSTTTTYVESASGVTAGGRTGLTGIVTAILFLLATIFSPLFLTIPSFATAPALIIVGFYMLGNVSKIDFNDMTDAIPAFLCIIAMPLTYSISEGISIGVISWTLINLITGKAKEKKISILMYVLSILFVLKYIFL
- a CDS encoding phosphoribosylformylglycinamidine synthase — protein: MSLTVKRVFVEKKIGFDVEAKNLLINLTQNLNLNNIENLRILNRYDVADISEYDFNKSIVSVLSEPNQDIVYIQDEICLNKDEKMFAVEFLPGQYDQRADSAAECIKILTSKETIVKCAKVLIFKGNMTQADLDRIKKYYINPVDSREASTIKPNTLNTNYNDAQDVMRVDGFTNFSDLQLDEYIKSQGFAMSLEDIKLCREYFKTDEKRNPSITELKVIDTYWSDHCRHTTFSTKLENIEFENNNITKEIQNTFEIYKSSRKFVYENRDKDICLMDLATIAAKELRKSGLLNDLEVSDEINACSIIVDAKIDGKSEEWLVMFKNETHNHPTEIEPFGGAATCLGGAIRDPLSGRSYVYQAMRITGCADPRQKFEDTLKGKLPQRKISTEAANGYSSYGNQIGLATGKVVEIYDNDYVAKRMEIGAVIAATPRHNVKREEPITGDVIILLGGRTGRDGCGGATGSSKEHTEESILLCGSEVQKGNAPTERKIQRLFRNAEVSKLIKRCNDFGAGGVSVAIGELADGLEINLDKVTKKYNGLDGTELAISESQERMAVVIDKNDADRFINYAHKENLEANIVAVVTEDRRLKMSWRDDIILDISRDFLDTNGAKQKTNVLVKAVDVSNFESNKIKSLKADNLRDAWIENLHDLNVCCQKGLSEKFDSTIGAATIIMPFGGRTQMSPAEGMVAKLPVLSGNTDTCTIMTHGFDPKLSKLSPYHGALYAVLHSVAKIVAIGGDYTKIRLTLQEYFEKLHNDAEKWGKPFAALLGAFKTQHELQIPAIGGKDSMSGTFNDKNVPPTLVSFAVCTSTIDHIVSSEFKKTNSKVILIKIKKDENYIPDFEDVKNKYTKIHELIKDNKVLSSHTVGYGGVAEAISKMSFGNKIGFTTIKNTIFDSNLYFAPKYGDIILEVENINDIDIPFILLGETISQKKISINNSYNIRIDEMLNEWIKPLNKIYPVKIDVEGKIKDYQYTAGNKVKSNLNITKPRVFIPVFPGTNCEYDTKKAFERAGAIANTFVFNNLTPNDVEYSIKEMAKLINESQIVAFPGGFSAGDEPDGSGKFIATTFRNPYLSDAIMNLLKNRDGLMIGICNGFQALIKLGLVPYGEIKETEENDPTLTYNTIGRHVSTFAMTKVVSNLSPWFNGCSVSDVHNLPLSHGEGRFVANKEWIEKLKANGQIATQYVDKDYNPTYDGLFNPNGSVEAVEGITSPEGRVLGKMGHSERRDVDTYINIPGNKDQKLFESGVKYFK